In Pithys albifrons albifrons isolate INPA30051 chromosome 16, PitAlb_v1, whole genome shotgun sequence, a genomic segment contains:
- the PMS2 gene encoding mismatch repair endonuclease PMS2 isoform X1 — protein MEEAAPCPPPSATIRPIDRTSVHRICSGQVVLSLGTAVKELVENSLDAGATNIDIKLKDHGAELIEVSDNGGGVEEENFEGLTLKHYTSKIQDFSDLIHVETFGFRGEALSSLCALSDVTIFTCHKSAKVGTRLVFDHNGTITQRAPFPRQQGTTVSVQQLFYTLPVRHKEFQRNIKKEYAKMVQLLQAYCVVCKGVRINCTNQVGQGRKSCVISTAGSPSLKENIAAVFGQKQLQSLIPFVQLPPSEAVCEEYGLNSADLPQNLYSITGFISHCDHGVGRSTTDRQFFYINQRPCDPAKVVKLVNEVYHLHNKHQYPFVVLNIGVDSECVDINVTPDKRQILLQEEKFLLAILKTSLMEMFGSDVNKLNVNQKLLDIAGNLKKTLPEETEKPQVEILSDSETESPSGEGKRTMTLSRLRESFSLHQTAESCFQSPKKVKQRQNPSRQLLLDTTVSTAKTQKAVLTKEPENCHKMDSKVSVPSRYLRKSEANADSGFCSISESDAGCSTPEAGSCFNGESAVNSEEEFCSTEEQLQKECLKTAGCSEKSLDCDVQVLGTEPQLDKGNDWTDQRKCSQEANSSSPRVKRFKSRNFKSKADDFEAGKYPEVKNTSVDVLVEVKKKIVPLEFSMKVLAEKVKKVIQQQQKSTETENYRRFKAKISPGDNKVAEDELRKEISKEMFAKMEIIGQFNLGFIIAKLNSDLFIIDQHATDEKYNFEMLQQHTALQGQKLIVPQNLNLTAVNETVLIENLEIFRKNGFDFVINENAPVTQRVKLISLPTSKNWTFGPQDIDELIFMLSDSPGVMCRPSRVRQMFASRACRKSVMIGTALSVQEMRKLITHMGEIEHPWNCPHGRPTMRHIVSLDMISSE, from the exons GGTGCTGAGCCTCGGCACTGCCGTGAAGGAGCTggtggaaaacagcctggatgCCGGAGCTACCAACATCG ATATAAAACTTAAAGATCATGGAGCAGAACTGATAGAGGTCTCAGATAATGGAGGTGGAGTGGAAGAAGAAAACTTTGAAGGCTTGA ctctgaaaCATTATACATCAAAGATACAAGATTTTTCTGATCTAATACATGTTGAAACATTTGGGTTTCGAGGTGAAGCTTTGAGTTCACTGTGTGCATTAAG TGATGTTACCATTTTTACCTGCCATAAGTCAGCGAAGGTGGGGACTCGTTTGGTGTTTGATCACAACGGTACAATCACGCAGAGGGCTCCTTTCCCCCGGCAGCAGGGCACGACTGTGAGTGTGCAGCAGTTGTTTTACACCTTGCCTGTGCGCCACAAAGAATTTCAAAGAAACATTAAGAAG GAATATGCAAAAATGGTGCAGCTGTTGCAGGCATACTGTGTTGTTTGCAAAGGAGTGAGGATTAACTGCACTAATCAAGTTGGCCAAGGGAGAAAGAGCTGCGTGATATCCACTGCTGGAAGTCccagtttaaaggaaaacatcGCAGCAGTATTTGGACAAAAACAG ttGCAGAGCCTTATTCCCTTTGTTCAGCTCCCTCCTAGTGAAGCTGTCTGTGAAGAATATGGACTCAACTCTGCTGACCTGCCACAAAATCTGTACAG CATTACAGGCTTCATTTCTCATTGTGATCACGGTGTTGGAAGGAGTACAACAGACAGGCAGTTCTTCTATATCAACCAACGCCCCTGTGATCCAGCAAAG GTTGTCAAGCTTGTGAATGAAGTTTATCACTTACACAATAAACACCAGTATCCATTTGTTGTCCTTAACATTGGGGTAGACTCTG agtGTGTTGACATCAATGTAACTCCTGACAAAAGGCAAATTTTGCTTCAGGAGGAAAAGTTTTTGTTAGCAATTCTGAAAACTTCTCTAATGGAAATGTTTGGTAGTGATGTTAACAAACTGAATGTCAATCAGAAGCTTCTGGACATTGCAG GCAACTTGAAGAAGACACTTCctgaagagacagaaaagccTCAGGTAGAGATACTGTCTGACTCTGAGACTGAAAGTCCAAGTGGTGAAGGCAAAAGAACGATGACTCTTTCTAGATTAAGGGAGTCGTTCTCTCTCCATCAAACAGCAGAGAGTTGTTTTCAAAGCCCTAAAAAGGTAAAACAGCGGCAGAATCCCTCTAGACAACTGTTACTTGATACCACTGTGAGCACTGCAAAGACTCAAAAGGCTGTGTTGACCAAGGAGCCTGAGAATTGTCATAAGATGGACTCAAAGGTGTCAGTTCCAAGCAGATATTTGAGAAAATCAGAAGCTAATGCAGATTCTGGATTCTGTAGCATTTCTGAGTCAGATGCTGGATGTAGCACACCAGaagctgggagctgcttcaATGGTGAAAGTGCAGTTAATTCTGAAGAAGAATTCTGTAGCACAGAAGAACAACTTCAAAAGGAATGTCTTAAAACTGCTGGATGTAGTGAGAAATCATTGGACTGTGATGTTCAGGTCTTGGGCACTGAGCCACAGTTAGACAAGGGGAATGACTGGACTGATCAAAGGAAGTGCTCTCAAGAAGCCAATAGTTCTTCTCCAAGAGTAAAACgttttaaaagcagaaactttaaaagcaaagcagatgaTTTTGAGGCAGGTAAATACCCTGAAGTGAAGAACACTAGTGTTGATGTACTGGTggaagttaaaaagaaaatcgTGCCTCTTGAATTCTCTATGAAGGTTTTGgcagaaaaggtaaaaaaggTAATACAGCAACAACAGAAAagtacagaaacagaaaattacagaagatttaaagcaaaaattagtCCTGGGGACAATAAAGTAGCAGAAGATGAATTAAGGAAAGAGATCAG TAAAGAAATGTTTGCAAAAATGGAAATCATTGGCCAGTTCAATCTAGGGTTTATAATAGCAAAGCTGAATTCTGATCTTTTCATAATTGACCAACATGCTACTGATGAGAAATACAACTTTGAGATGTTGCAACAACACACTGCTCTCCAAGGTCAGAAGCTGATAGT GCCTCAAAATCTCAATTTAACAGCAGTAAATGAAACTGTGCTGATTGAAAACCtggaaatattcagaaaaaatggGTTTGATTTTGTCATAAATGAAAACG CTCCTGTAACTCAAAGAGTTAAACTGATATCTTTGCCAACAAGCAAAAACTGGACTTTTGGTCCCCAAGATATAGACGAGCTGATTTTCATGTTAAGTGACAGCCCTGGAGTGATGTGTAGGCCCTCCAGGGTCAGACAGATGTTTGCTTCTCGAGCTTGCAGGAAGTCT GTGATGATTGGAACTGCACTGAGTGTGcaggaaatgagaaaactgATCACCCATATGGGTGAGATTGAGCACCCCTGGAACTGCCCCCATGGAAGGCCTACTATGAGACACATAGTCAGTTTAGACATGATTTCATCAGAATGA
- the PMS2 gene encoding mismatch repair endonuclease PMS2 isoform X2 has protein sequence MEEAAPCPPPSATIRPIDRTSVHRICSGQVVLSLGTAVKELVENSLDAGATNIDIKLKDHGAELIEVSDNGGGVEEENFEGLTLKHYTSKIQDFSDLIHVETFGFRGEALSSLCALSDVTIFTCHKSAKVGTRLVFDHNGTITQRAPFPRQQGTTEYAKMVQLLQAYCVVCKGVRINCTNQVGQGRKSCVISTAGSPSLKENIAAVFGQKQLQSLIPFVQLPPSEAVCEEYGLNSADLPQNLYSITGFISHCDHGVGRSTTDRQFFYINQRPCDPAKVVKLVNEVYHLHNKHQYPFVVLNIGVDSECVDINVTPDKRQILLQEEKFLLAILKTSLMEMFGSDVNKLNVNQKLLDIAGNLKKTLPEETEKPQVEILSDSETESPSGEGKRTMTLSRLRESFSLHQTAESCFQSPKKVKQRQNPSRQLLLDTTVSTAKTQKAVLTKEPENCHKMDSKVSVPSRYLRKSEANADSGFCSISESDAGCSTPEAGSCFNGESAVNSEEEFCSTEEQLQKECLKTAGCSEKSLDCDVQVLGTEPQLDKGNDWTDQRKCSQEANSSSPRVKRFKSRNFKSKADDFEAGKYPEVKNTSVDVLVEVKKKIVPLEFSMKVLAEKVKKVIQQQQKSTETENYRRFKAKISPGDNKVAEDELRKEISKEMFAKMEIIGQFNLGFIIAKLNSDLFIIDQHATDEKYNFEMLQQHTALQGQKLIVPQNLNLTAVNETVLIENLEIFRKNGFDFVINENAPVTQRVKLISLPTSKNWTFGPQDIDELIFMLSDSPGVMCRPSRVRQMFASRACRKSVMIGTALSVQEMRKLITHMGEIEHPWNCPHGRPTMRHIVSLDMISSE, from the exons GGTGCTGAGCCTCGGCACTGCCGTGAAGGAGCTggtggaaaacagcctggatgCCGGAGCTACCAACATCG ATATAAAACTTAAAGATCATGGAGCAGAACTGATAGAGGTCTCAGATAATGGAGGTGGAGTGGAAGAAGAAAACTTTGAAGGCTTGA ctctgaaaCATTATACATCAAAGATACAAGATTTTTCTGATCTAATACATGTTGAAACATTTGGGTTTCGAGGTGAAGCTTTGAGTTCACTGTGTGCATTAAG TGATGTTACCATTTTTACCTGCCATAAGTCAGCGAAGGTGGGGACTCGTTTGGTGTTTGATCACAACGGTACAATCACGCAGAGGGCTCCTTTCCCCCGGCAGCAGGGCACGACT GAATATGCAAAAATGGTGCAGCTGTTGCAGGCATACTGTGTTGTTTGCAAAGGAGTGAGGATTAACTGCACTAATCAAGTTGGCCAAGGGAGAAAGAGCTGCGTGATATCCACTGCTGGAAGTCccagtttaaaggaaaacatcGCAGCAGTATTTGGACAAAAACAG ttGCAGAGCCTTATTCCCTTTGTTCAGCTCCCTCCTAGTGAAGCTGTCTGTGAAGAATATGGACTCAACTCTGCTGACCTGCCACAAAATCTGTACAG CATTACAGGCTTCATTTCTCATTGTGATCACGGTGTTGGAAGGAGTACAACAGACAGGCAGTTCTTCTATATCAACCAACGCCCCTGTGATCCAGCAAAG GTTGTCAAGCTTGTGAATGAAGTTTATCACTTACACAATAAACACCAGTATCCATTTGTTGTCCTTAACATTGGGGTAGACTCTG agtGTGTTGACATCAATGTAACTCCTGACAAAAGGCAAATTTTGCTTCAGGAGGAAAAGTTTTTGTTAGCAATTCTGAAAACTTCTCTAATGGAAATGTTTGGTAGTGATGTTAACAAACTGAATGTCAATCAGAAGCTTCTGGACATTGCAG GCAACTTGAAGAAGACACTTCctgaagagacagaaaagccTCAGGTAGAGATACTGTCTGACTCTGAGACTGAAAGTCCAAGTGGTGAAGGCAAAAGAACGATGACTCTTTCTAGATTAAGGGAGTCGTTCTCTCTCCATCAAACAGCAGAGAGTTGTTTTCAAAGCCCTAAAAAGGTAAAACAGCGGCAGAATCCCTCTAGACAACTGTTACTTGATACCACTGTGAGCACTGCAAAGACTCAAAAGGCTGTGTTGACCAAGGAGCCTGAGAATTGTCATAAGATGGACTCAAAGGTGTCAGTTCCAAGCAGATATTTGAGAAAATCAGAAGCTAATGCAGATTCTGGATTCTGTAGCATTTCTGAGTCAGATGCTGGATGTAGCACACCAGaagctgggagctgcttcaATGGTGAAAGTGCAGTTAATTCTGAAGAAGAATTCTGTAGCACAGAAGAACAACTTCAAAAGGAATGTCTTAAAACTGCTGGATGTAGTGAGAAATCATTGGACTGTGATGTTCAGGTCTTGGGCACTGAGCCACAGTTAGACAAGGGGAATGACTGGACTGATCAAAGGAAGTGCTCTCAAGAAGCCAATAGTTCTTCTCCAAGAGTAAAACgttttaaaagcagaaactttaaaagcaaagcagatgaTTTTGAGGCAGGTAAATACCCTGAAGTGAAGAACACTAGTGTTGATGTACTGGTggaagttaaaaagaaaatcgTGCCTCTTGAATTCTCTATGAAGGTTTTGgcagaaaaggtaaaaaaggTAATACAGCAACAACAGAAAagtacagaaacagaaaattacagaagatttaaagcaaaaattagtCCTGGGGACAATAAAGTAGCAGAAGATGAATTAAGGAAAGAGATCAG TAAAGAAATGTTTGCAAAAATGGAAATCATTGGCCAGTTCAATCTAGGGTTTATAATAGCAAAGCTGAATTCTGATCTTTTCATAATTGACCAACATGCTACTGATGAGAAATACAACTTTGAGATGTTGCAACAACACACTGCTCTCCAAGGTCAGAAGCTGATAGT GCCTCAAAATCTCAATTTAACAGCAGTAAATGAAACTGTGCTGATTGAAAACCtggaaatattcagaaaaaatggGTTTGATTTTGTCATAAATGAAAACG CTCCTGTAACTCAAAGAGTTAAACTGATATCTTTGCCAACAAGCAAAAACTGGACTTTTGGTCCCCAAGATATAGACGAGCTGATTTTCATGTTAAGTGACAGCCCTGGAGTGATGTGTAGGCCCTCCAGGGTCAGACAGATGTTTGCTTCTCGAGCTTGCAGGAAGTCT GTGATGATTGGAACTGCACTGAGTGTGcaggaaatgagaaaactgATCACCCATATGGGTGAGATTGAGCACCCCTGGAACTGCCCCCATGGAAGGCCTACTATGAGACACATAGTCAGTTTAGACATGATTTCATCAGAATGA
- the RSPH10B gene encoding radial spoke head 10 homolog B, giving the protein MQKGRKKDVKKKDVKKDVKKKDSKKADGEKAEESVHTPVSPQDAATESGLTVLTELQNDSVSAVEEVQAIPEVPEEVEEPPVLPVPPYREEPILAQVIVKSYEGEQVNGLYEGEGFACFEGGDTYKGMFSEGFMHGQGTYTWADGVKYEGTFAENVPMFNGRYTWNDGSVYEGAIKDGVRHGFGFFRSGARPVSYLGEWCNGKRHGKGIIYFDQEYTSWYSGEWVNNVREGWGMRRYRSGNIYEGQWEKNVRHGHGRMMWLTANEEYIGQWVYGIQHGYGTHTWFIKRGPMSQYPLRNEYVGHFVRGERHGYGKFIYAGGAVYEGQWVCNKKHGKGKFIFKNGHIYKGEFVDDRLVQCPGLQVNAVNAKEQSAIGTGIPFLTENVTIMNDSENTSILGSDIDLDISSLLDLFPREERQEELKQVEYAVLRYMTKLRRVYNFYSALGCVHSPDNTFFMTKLQFWRFLKDCHFHHSKETLAAMDRIVRGGKQLLEIHCPHEILLFRTFLSYLIRLAFHIYHKEHKEKGPYLQKCFLEMMSRNVIPAACCVQGILFSEERCTGFAMSYIDKCWEIYKAFLRPAVRPPFEPTMKMRHFVWMLDDFKLLNKQLTASRLVEILVKVGASPHDGSGVDLDLELVFLEFFEALLECAVVYITHDMAKEQTACDNQNKTSFKLKNFSKRTSTVSLLSECSVSQPQRSHEDSQQGQQASLLETLLSFATTCADSKDDPSLFNWDAEKEQDSSPAKELADEAREDKTEQDKEFSLWMCQVETFFTTKLFPAFQHEKVLREKVKEKRKQDAELAELRKVTDVELAKLIAEREAEEARRQEAAAAEQALAAQRAEADRAAQRASPPKGRRGRAPRKDARRGGPSARKEAQKKVPPVKKEAQKAPRR; this is encoded by the exons ATGCAGAAGGGCAGGAAAAAAGATGTCAAGAAAAAAGATGTCAAGAAAGATGTCAAGAAGAAAGACAGTAAGAAGGCAGATGGTGAGAAGGCAGAAGAATCTGTCCATACTCCTGTTTCTCCACAAGATGCTGCAACTGAGAGTGGTTTAACAGTGCTGACAGAGTTGCAAAATGATTCAGTGAGTGCCGTGGAAGAAGTTCAGGCAATTCCAGAGGTCCCAGAGGAGGTAGAAGAACCTCCAgtcctgcctgttcctcctTACCGGGAGGAGCCTATTCTCGCTCAAGTTATTGTAAAAAG cTATGAAGGTGAACAAGTCAATGGATTGTATGAGGGAGAAGGATTTGCATGCTTTGAGGGAGGGGATACATACAAG GGCATGTTTTCTGAAGGGTTTATGCACGGACAAGGGACTTACACATGGGCTGATGGAGTAAAGTATGAG GGAACTTTTGCTGAGAATGTGCCAATGTTTAATGGCCGTTACACATGGAATGATGGCAGCGTTTATGAAGGAGCAATCAAAGATGGAGTTAGGCATGGATTTGGATTTTTCAGGAGTGGTGCTCGTCCTGTTTCCTACCTTGGCGAGTGGTGTAATGGCAAAAGACATGGAAAG GGTATCATTTATTTTGATCAGGAATATACCTCTTGGTATTCAGGTGAATGGGTCAATAACGTCAGAGAAGGATGGGGAATGAGACG CTATAGATCTGGAAATATCTATGAAGGTCAGTGGGAGAAAAACGTACGACACGGACATGGAAGAATGATGTGGTTGACAGCTAATGAAGAGTATATAGGACAGTGGGTGTATGGCATCCAG catggaTATGGCACCCACACATGGTTTATCAAGAGAGGGCCCATGTCCCAGTATCCTCTAAGGAATGAATACGTGGGGCATTTTGTACGAGGGGAACGACACGGATATGGGAAGTTCATCTACGCCGGTGGGGCCGTGTACGAAGGCCAGTGGGTTTGTAATAAGAAGCATGGCAAG GGCAAGTTTATCTTCAAGAATGGTCATATTTATAAAGGAGAGTTTGTAGATGATCGTCTGGTACAATGTCCTGGTCTTCAGGTGAATGCAGTGAATGCAAAAGAGCAGAGTGCCATTGGCACAGGAATTCCTTTTCTCACTG AAAATGTCACAATCATGAATGACTCAGAAAATACTTCTATTCTGGGCTCGGATATTGACTTGGATATATCTTCACTGCTTGACTTGTTCCCAAGGGAAGAGAGACAGGAAGAATTGAAACAA GTAGAATATGCTGTGTTAAGGTATATGACAAAACTGAGAAGAGTCTACAACTTCTACAGTGCCTTAGGCTGTGTTCATTCTCCTGACAACACATTCTTCATGACTAAGCTCCAGTTCTGGAGGTTCCTGAAGGACTGTCACTTCCACCACTCCAAGGAGACTCTTGCTGCGATGGATCGCATAGTGAGAG gtGGTAAACAACTTTTGGAGATCCATTGTCCACATGAGATATTACTGTTCAGAACATTTTTATCTTACCTTATTCGTCTGGCATTTCATATCTATCACAAAGAGCACAA AGAGAAAGGTCCTTATCTGCAGAAATGTTTCTTAGAAATGATGTCCAGGAATGTTATTCCTGCTGCCTGTTGTGTCCAAG gtATCTTATTTTCTGAAGAACGATGTACTGGTTTTGCCATGAGCTACATTGACAAATGCTGGGAGATATACAAAGCTTTTCTCAGGCCTGCTGTCAGACCTCCCTTTGAACCCACAATGAAGATGAGGCACTTTGTTTGGATGTTGGAT GATTTTAAACTTCTCAACAAACAATTAACTGCTTCAAGACTTGTGGAAATACTTGTCAAAGTTGGTGCCTCTCCACATGATGGGAGTGGTGTCGACCTGGATCTGGAG TTGGTTTTCCTGGAATTTTTTGAAGCTCTTCTGGAATGTGCAGTTGTGTACATTACCCATGACATGGCCAAGGAGCAAACAGCTTGTGATAATCAGAACAAAACTAGCTTTAAACTCAAGAATTTCTCCAAGAGAACCTCAACTGTGTCTCTGTTATCAGAATGTTCTGTGTCCCAG CCTCAGAGATCTCATGAAGACAGTCAGCAGGGTCAGCAAGCATCTCTACTGG AGACACTCCTTTCATTCGCCACAACTTGCGCAGACAGCAAAGATGACCCATCATTGTTCAACTGGGatgcagaaaaagaacaagattCCTCTCCAGCAAAGGAGTTGGCAG ATGAAGCAAGAGAAGACAAAACTGAACAAGACAAGGAATTTAGTCTGTGGATGTGTCAGGTGGAAACCTTTTTCACAACTAAGCTCTTCCCTGCTTTCCAGCATGAGAAGGTGCTGagggaaaaagtaaaagaaaagcgAAAGCAGGATGCTGAATTAGCTGAGCTGAGAAAGGTCACAGATGTGGAGCTGGCAAA ACTTATTgctgaaagagaagcagaagaggCCAGAAGAcaagaagcagctgcagcagagcaagcCCTCGCTGCCCAGAGGGCAGAGGCTGATCGTGCCGCACAGAGAGCGTCCCCGCcgaagggaaggagagggcgCGCGCCCAGGAAAGATGCCCGCAGGGGAGGGCCCTCAGCCAGGAAAGAGGCGCAAAAGAAAGTACCCCCAGTAAAGAAAGAGGCACAGAAGGCACCCCGCAGGTAA
- the CCZ1 gene encoding vacuolar fusion protein CCZ1 homolog: MAAAAGGAGQEKQLAPTLLSFFIYNPKLGPKEGEEEKKILFYHPNEVEKNEKIRNVGLCEAIVQFTRTFSPTKPAKSLHTQKNRQFFHEPEENFWMVMVVRNPIIEKHKDGKPVYEYQEEELLDKVYSSVLQQCYSMYKLFNGTFLKAMEDGGVKGLKERLEKFFHRYLQTLHLQSCDLLDVFCGISFFPLDKMTYLKIQSFINRMEESLSIVKYTAFLYNDQLIWSGLEQDDMRILYKYLTTSLFPRHMEPELAGRDSPIRAEMPGNLQHYGRFLTGPLNLNDPETKCRFPKIFVNTDDTYEELHLIVYKAMSAAVCFMIDASIPPTLEFCRRLDSIVGPQLTVLASDICEQYNINKRISGAEKEPQFKFIYFNHMNLAEKSTIHMRKTPSVSLASVHPDLMKILGDINSDFSRVDEDEEIIVKAMSDYWVVGKKSDQRELYVILNQKNVNLIEVNEEVKKLCATQFNNIFFLD; this comes from the exons gaagaaaagaagattcTCTTCTATCACCCAAATGAAgtagaaaagaatgaaaaaattagaaatgtgGGGCTATGTGAAGCCATAGTGCAGTTCACGAG GACCTTCAGCCCAACGAAACCAGCAAAATCCCTCCACACACAGAAGAATAGACAATTTTTCCATGAACCTGAAGAAAACTTCTGGATGGTCATG GTTGTACGGAATCCCATCATAGAAAAACACAAAGATGGAAAGCCAGTCTATGAATATCAGGAAGAAGAATTGCTG GACAAGGTCTACAGCTCGGTCCTGCAGCAATGCTACAGCATGTACAAG CTTTTCAATGGCACGTTCCTGAAGGCCATGGAAGATGGAGGTGTGAAAGGTCTAAAGGAGAGACTAGAGAAATTCTTCCATCGG TACTTGCAGACACTGCACTTACAGTCGTGCGACCTGCTGGACGTGTTCTGTGGAATCAGCTTCTTTCCTCTGGATAAAATGACTTACTTAAAAATCCAGTCATTTATTAATAGGATGGAAGAAAGCCTGAGCATAGTCAAGTACACTGCATTCCTCTACAATGACCAGCTTATCTG GAGTGGACTGGAGCAAGATGACATGAGAATTTTGTATAAGTATCTCACAACATCTCTGTTTCCAAGGCACATGGAGCCTGAG TTAGCGGGAAGAGATTCTCCAATACGTGCTGAAATGCCAGGAAATCTGCAACACTATGGAAG GTTTCTTACTGGACCTTTAAATCTTAATGATCCAGAAACAAAATGCCGTTTCCCCAAAATATTTGTTAACACTGATGACACTTACGAGGAGCTTCATTTAATTGTTTATAAG GCCATGAGTGCAGCTGTCTGCTTTATGATTGATG CTTCGATCCCCCCCACGCTGGAGTTCTGCCGCAGGCTGGACAGCATCGTGGGGCCGCAGCTCACCGTGCTGGCCTCAGACATCTGTGAGCAATACAACATCAACAAAAGGATATCAGG GGCTGAGAAGGAACCTCAGTTTAAGTTTATCTATTTCAATCACATGAACCTGGCAGAGAAAAGTACCATTCACATGAGGAAAACACCCAGTGTATCACTTGCATCTGTTCACCCTGACCTCATGAAGATTCTCGGTGACATCAACAGTGACTTCTCCAG AGTTGATGAAGATGAGGAAATTATTGTGAAGGCAATGAGTGATTACTGGGTAGTTGGGAAAAAGTCTGACCAGCGAGAACTGTATGTTATTTTGAAtcaaaaaaatgtaaatctgATTGAAGTTAACG aagaaGTGAAGAAACTTTGTGCAACACAgtttaataatattttcttcttggaTTGA